In Miscanthus floridulus cultivar M001 chromosome 5, ASM1932011v1, whole genome shotgun sequence, one genomic interval encodes:
- the LOC136451714 gene encoding LOW QUALITY PROTEIN: multicopper oxidase LPR1 homolog 1-like (The sequence of the model RefSeq protein was modified relative to this genomic sequence to represent the inferred CDS: deleted 2 bases in 1 codon) has product MVARAELAALLLVAAVYAATGFRPGLGPPPVTEDTLEKVPASLEMYVDVLPQMPKVLGYSIKHGRPTPTHLTIGMYQKKWKFHRDLPATTVFVFGTSAESATFPGPTIEALQGVSLSVTWTWENHLPDRHILPWDPTVPTAIPKNGGVPTVVHLHGGVHPPQSDGHAHAWFTAAFRDRGPAWTTPTYLYPNAQSPGGALWYHDHALGLTRANLLAGLLGAYVVRNPAAEAPLGLPRGEEFDRVLVLADRSFYADGELYMNCTGDNPRVHPQWQPEYFGHAVTVNGKAWPLLPVARRRYRFRVINASNARFFNLSLSNGLPFHVVGSDASYLPRPVVVTHILVAVAEAFDVVVDFSECATLEAELVNTAPYPYPDGDAPNHLNGKVMKFFVDPPAVKVDHSRVPARLLDYVKVAEEEAAQRRYIVMYEYEDEATGAPTHLYINGKRMEDPATETPRPGTTEVWEVINLTQDNHPLHLHLATFQAVRARELVELEEFKHCMERLNDAVRCDVARHAVGEEVAVPEHERTWKNVVKIAPGFMTTVVVKFLMVDTGRSYPFDATAEPGYVYHCHILDHEDNAMIRPLKLIK; this is encoded by the exons ATGGTCGCCAGAGCAGAGCTCGCCGCTCTTCTCCTCGTCGCCGCCGTCTACGCTGCCACCGGGTTCAGGCCGGGGCTGGGGCCGCCGCCGGTAACGGAGGACACCCTTGAGAAGGTGCCCGCCTCGCTGGAAATGTACGTCGACGTGCTCCCTCAGATGCCTAAGGTCCTCGGCTACTCCATCAAGCACGGCCGCCCCACGCCGACTCACCTCACCATCGGCATGTACCAAAAGAAATGG AAATTCCACCGGGACCTGCCGGCGACGACCGTGTTCGTGTTCGGCACGTCGGCGGAGAGCGCCACCTTCCCGGGGCCCACCATCGAGGCGCTGCAGGGGGTCTCGCTGTCCGTGACGTGG ACGTGGGAGAACCACCTCCCGGACCGCCACATCCTGCCGTGGGACCCCACGGTGCCCACCGCCATCCCTAAAAACGGCGGCGTGCCCACCGTCGTCCACCTCCACGGCGGCGTGCACCCGCCGCAGTCCGACGGGCACGCGCACGCCTGGTTCACCGCGGCGTTCCGCGACCGGGGCCCCGCGTGGACGACGCCCACGTACTTGTACCCGAACGCGCAGTCCCCCGGCGGCGCGCTGTGGTACCACGACCACGCGCTGGGGCTCACGCGCGCCAACCTCCTCGCGGGCCTCCTCGGCGCCTACGTGGTCCGGAACCCGGCCGCGGAGGCGCCCCTCGGCCTCCCCCGCGGCGAGGAGTTCGACCGGGTGCTCGTCCTCGCCGACCGCAGCTTCTACGCCGACGGCGAGCTCTACATGAACTGCACTGGGGATAACCCCCGCGTGCACCCGCAGTGGCAGCCCGAGTACTTCGGGCACGCTGTCACCGTCAACGGCAAGGCCTGGCCGTTGCTCCCCGTCGCGCGCCGCCGCTACCGCTTCCGCGTCATCAACGCCAGCAACGCCCGGTTCTTCAACCTTTCGTTGTCCAACGGCCTCCCGTTCCACGTCGTCGGCTCCGACGCTAGCTACCTGCCCCGGCCGGTCGTCGTCACGCACATCCTCGTCGCCGTGGCCGAGGCGTTCGACGTCGTCGTCGATTTCTCCGAGTGCGCGACCCTCGAGGCGGAGCTCGTCAACACGGCGCCGTACCCGTACCCCGACGGCGATGCGCCCAACCACCTCAACGGCAAGGTGATGAAGTTCTTCGTCGACCCGCCGGCGGTGAAGGTCGACCACTCGAGGGTGCCGGCGCGGCTGCTGGACTACGTCAAGGTCGCCGAGGAAGAGGCAGCGCAGAGGCGGTACATCGTGATGTACGAGTACGAGGACGAGGCGACGGGCGCCCCGACGCACCTGTACATCAACGGGAAGCGGATGGAGGACCCGGCGACGGAGACGCCGCGGCCGGGCACCACGGAGGTGTGGGAGGTGATCAACCTCACGCAGGACAACCACCCGCTGCACCTGCACCTGGCCACGTTCCAGGCCGTGCGCGCGCGGGAGCTCGTCGAGCTGGAGGAGTTCAAGCACTGCATGGAGAGGCTCAACGACGCGGTCCGCTGCGACGTGGCCCGGCACGccgtgggggaggaggtggcCGTGCCGGAGCACGAGAGGACGTGGAAGAATGTGGTCAAGATCGCGCCGGGGTTCATGACGACGGTGGTGGTCAAGTTCCTCATGGTCGACACCGGCAGGAGCTACCCGTTCGACGCCACGGCCGAGCCAGGATACGTCTACCATTGCCAC ATTTTGGATCATGAGGACAACGCCATGATTCGGCCGTTGAAACTGATCAAATGA